The nucleotide window TAAAAGCGATCGATTTGTTGTTGCCAGATTTGTGGGACACAGACAAAAATCAAATGCAGCTATTTTCCGAAAAAGGACTGTACCCTAAAAAGGTTGAACTGAAAGGGAGGACTAAGATCCCGTATGAATACGTTGATGATTTAATACTCTCGCCCGTTGTGAAACGATCGTTTATCCAATCTATCCGTATTGTAAATGCCTTAATCGAAAAATATGGAGAACCGAAAACGATTGTGATCGAACTTGCTCGCGAAAAAAACAGCAAAGAACGACAGCAGTTTTTGAAGAAGATGCAAACAGAGAATGAGGCGCTTAATCAACAAGTCAGGGAAAAGTTAGATGACCGTGATTTAGTAGAGAAATCCGGTATGTTCAATAAGCTACGACTTTGGCACCTTCAAGATGGGGATTGTTTGTATTCATTAAAGTCAATCGAAATTGAAGATTTAATTGAGAATCCGGCAAACTATGAAATTGACCATATAATCCCTCGTTCTGTCTCTTTTGATGATTCGCAGGCTAATAAAGTTTTGGTTCATACTGAGGAAAACCAAAAGAAAGGGAATAAAACGCCGTATCAATATTTAAAATCTAGCCAAGGTGGGATCTCTTACGAGAAATTCAAAAGTCATATCCTTCAACTCTCCAAATCCAAGGATAAAATGCCAAAGAAAAAGCGAAACTATTTGCTAGAAGAACGAGATATCAATAAGTTTGATGTTCAAAAAGAATTTATCAATCGAAACCTTGTCGATACTCGCTACGCAACACGAGAACTTATGACCCTGTTAAAAGCTTACTTCAATGAAAACGATAAAGACGTGATTGTTAAGCCTATTAACGGTTCTTTTACCAACTATTTGCGAAAGCTTTGGGGGCTGCATAAAGACCGTGATGAAGACTATAAACATCACGCACAAGATGCTCTCATTGTTGCCATGGCCGGGTATTTATTGGAAACAAAAGATTTATTTAAACAACAAAATGTAATGATTGATGATGAGCGAATTATTGATAAAGAAACAGGGGAACTTTTGGATGAGTCTACATTTGATGCAGCCTTCACGGAAAAATATCATAAAGTAAAAGAGATTAAGAACTATCAACGTTACAAATACTCTCATAGGGTTGATCAAAAACCGAATCGGCAATTAATGAACGACACCATTTACTCCACTCGTGATACAGAAAACGGGGAGTTCATTATTGGTAAAATCAAAGGACTTTATAATAAGGACGATGAACAATTAGCAAAACAGTTTAAGAAATCACCTGAAAGTTTTTTAATGTATGAACATGACCAACCTACCTTTGAGAAGCTGGAAACAATTATGAAGCGGTATGCAGAAGCAAAAAATCCTTTGGCTAAATATCATGAAGAAACAGGAGAGTTTTTAACGAAGTATAGTAAAAATGGCAAAGGTCCTGTTGTTAAGTCATTGAAGTATAAATCTTTCAAATTGGGCAGTCATAAGGATTTATCGTACAAGTTTGAGCCGAAAAACAAACGAGTGGTGACCTTATCATTAAAACCATATCGCATGGATGTTTACAAGGACGAAGAGCGATATAAGTTTATTACGATACGTTACGATGATTTAAAAGAAGAAAAGGGCCAGTACATTATTCCTGAAGAAAAGTATTACGAGAAACTTGAGGAGAAAAGGATCACCAATATAAATCACTTTCAATTTAGTGCGTACAAAAGTGATATGATCGTAGTTGATGATTTAGAATATCGTTTTATTGGGGTAAATAATGATTTAACAAATATAATAGAGTTAGATACTCTTAATAAAAAATCAGATAAAAGGATTAAAAAAACAATAGGTAAGAAAATCGGGAAATTCGACAAAATAAATACAAATGTTTTAGGTGATAGATTCCCTGAAAACGGAGAAAAACTACGATTCAGCTATAATAAATAGGAGGAATTCCATGTCCTGGAGGGTAGTTCATGTCACAAATGTTGATCAAATGTCATTGCACTTAGATAGTCTAAAGGTAAAGCGCGGAGATGACGAATTGAAAATCCCTTTGGCAGATATTTTTTCGGTTGTCATTGAAGATCTAACATGTAAGTTAACCGGAAGACTAATCGTTGAACTTTCAAAGCACAACATATTAGTTCTCGTATGTGGTCAAGATCACCTTCCAGAGACACAACTATTACCGGTAACTGGCCATTTTGGGCAGCATAAACGCATGACTCGACAATTAGAATGGGACGATGATAAAAAGGGGGAGTTATGGAAAAAAATTGTAGGACAAAAGATTTTTAATCAAACGAGAATCATGGAGCGAGCAAAGGTTGAACAGCCAAGAATTAATCGTCTGTTAAATCTATTATCGGAAATTGAACCATTTGATCGGACGAATTGTGAAGCTCAAGCGGCTAAGATCTATTTTAACTCATTTTTTGGTGAGGATTATAATCGCAGTAATAGAGAAATTATTGAGAACTCAGCTTTAAATTACGGCTATTCAATCCTTCATTCGGCAATTGGCAGAACCATCTTAGCTAAAGGGCTGCTTCCCAGCATCGGTATTTTTCATAGGGGAGAAAGAAATCCTTTTAACCTGGCATCAGACATTATAGAACCGTTCCGTCCAATTGTGGATGCTTATGTCATTGAACAGCCGCCTGACGAGTTTTTAACGAAACAATATCGCTTAAATTTAATTAATTTGTTGCATAGTCGGATATCAATAGATGGGAAACTCCAAACCGTTATACGTGCTATTGATATTTTTGTAGGCTCAATTATCGAATATTTTGATACAGGCAATCAAATAAAATCACCTAACGCAAAGAAGATTGCTTTCCATGAGTTATAGATTTATGAGAGTGTTTATTATGTTTGATTTACCTGTAGAAACAAAAGCCCAAATTCGAACGTATACGAAATTTCGCAAACGATTAATTCAGGACGGTTTCTTAATGATGCAGTATTCCATTTATATAAAATCTTGCCTCAATAAAGAAGCTGCG belongs to Salicibibacter cibi and includes:
- the cas1 gene encoding type II CRISPR-associated endonuclease Cas1, with the translated sequence MSWRVVHVTNVDQMSLHLDSLKVKRGDDELKIPLADIFSVVIEDLTCKLTGRLIVELSKHNILVLVCGQDHLPETQLLPVTGHFGQHKRMTRQLEWDDDKKGELWKKIVGQKIFNQTRIMERAKVEQPRINRLLNLLSEIEPFDRTNCEAQAAKIYFNSFFGEDYNRSNREIIENSALNYGYSILHSAIGRTILAKGLLPSIGIFHRGERNPFNLASDIIEPFRPIVDAYVIEQPPDEFLTKQYRLNLINLLHSRISIDGKLQTVIRAIDIFVGSIIEYFDTGNQIKSPNAKKIAFHEL
- the cas9 gene encoding type II CRISPR RNA-guided endonuclease Cas9 (Cas9, originally named Csn1, is the large, multifunctional signature protein of type II CRISPR/Cas systems. It is well known even to general audiences because its RNA-guided endonuclease activity has made it a popular tool for custom editing of eukaryotic genomes.), whose protein sequence is MKKDYSIGLDIGVGSVGFGVIDDQQNIIEAGTRLFPEADVSNNDGRRSKRSARRLKRRRKHRKERLMELLSFYDISPHRTSNVSPYILRVKGLTEQLSENELVTALFHLIKRRGVHNVTGSNLDEEEANDESLSTKEQIQINERQLKDKYVCELQLERLENEGEVRGHKNRFKTEDYVKEARALLNKQKTFDTRIDDSFIDQYIDLVEQRREYYEGPGAGSEYGWDQDIEKWYRQMMGKCSYFPEETRAVRQSYSAQLYNLLNDLNNLTILREENTKLSKNEKEKIIDQVFMSKGNPTLKKIAKVIDVAEEDIRGYRIKKNEQPEFTTLEFIQTLRKIDPALIELSASKLDQIAEILTIWQDETDTRDKLDDLDLDVKDSTIDEIARLNFSGTHSLSLKAIDLLLPDLWDTDKNQMQLFSEKGLYPKKVELKGRTKIPYEYVDDLILSPVVKRSFIQSIRIVNALIEKYGEPKTIVIELAREKNSKERQQFLKKMQTENEALNQQVREKLDDRDLVEKSGMFNKLRLWHLQDGDCLYSLKSIEIEDLIENPANYEIDHIIPRSVSFDDSQANKVLVHTEENQKKGNKTPYQYLKSSQGGISYEKFKSHILQLSKSKDKMPKKKRNYLLEERDINKFDVQKEFINRNLVDTRYATRELMTLLKAYFNENDKDVIVKPINGSFTNYLRKLWGLHKDRDEDYKHHAQDALIVAMAGYLLETKDLFKQQNVMIDDERIIDKETGELLDESTFDAAFTEKYHKVKEIKNYQRYKYSHRVDQKPNRQLMNDTIYSTRDTENGEFIIGKIKGLYNKDDEQLAKQFKKSPESFLMYEHDQPTFEKLETIMKRYAEAKNPLAKYHEETGEFLTKYSKNGKGPVVKSLKYKSFKLGSHKDLSYKFEPKNKRVVTLSLKPYRMDVYKDEERYKFITIRYDDLKEEKGQYIIPEEKYYEKLEEKRITNINHFQFSAYKSDMIVVDDLEYRFIGVNNDLTNIIELDTLNKKSDKRIKKTIGKKIGKFDKINTNVLGDRFPENGEKLRFSYNK